A window of Verrucomicrobiota bacterium genomic DNA:
TGTGCGCCCGTTGCCATCGCCGAACGGGTGAACCCACGCCAGATAAAGATGCGCCACGACCGACCGCAGGATCGCGTATACCGTGTCTGTGCCGGTTGGCGAATTGTCCGGCGCCTGGAAGTCCGGGCCGTTAAGCCATTCGCACAGCCGGTCAATCAGATACGGGCAATCCTCCGCCGGCGCGCCGCGATAAACGTTGCCGACCACCACCGAATGCGTGCGCAGTTCGCCCGGCTTTACGTCATCTTTCACTGGCAGCTTTTCGAGCACCTGCCGGTTGTAATCGCACAAAAGCTTGGCCGAAAGTTCCGGCAGCGTGCCCTCCGCCAAGTGCTTGCTGATGCCATTGCACGCCGCGATGATGTTCTCGACCTCCTGCTTCAGGTATTGCTTCGATGGCGGAACGACCAGCTTCCCTTCGACGGCCTTCAGGACTTCCTCTTCTGAAAGCGTGTTGCCCTCAATGGCGGTCGTGGCCGCCGCGCCTTTGGCGAGATAAAGCTGATGCAGCGTCTGCGCTGTGGCCGGGCGCAACGGCACGCGCGAAATGTGCTCACACTTCGACGACGCCTCGCCGAGCGAAAGCCATAGTTCCGCTCCCGCCTTGCCGAGGTTCAACCGAAAGGAAATCCAAGGATGTGTCTGATCAAATGTCCGCATACATGTCCAGCAACATTACCAGATTACTTCCTTAAAACAAATACGTTCTGGAAGATCATTCAAAATACGTCCCAAAACATGTCCACTTACAGTGTCCGGTAGTTTGACTGAAACGCTGGTTGCGTTTCGAGTTTAACGACGGCGGTCTTGTGCGTGAGGACGCGACTCAGAAACAACCAAAACATCCCGGGGTTAACAACTCGCGCCATTCCCGCCGTCGCAGCACCGGCTGGCTTCCGTTGTAGTCTTGTAGTCCTGGCCTTTGGTTTCCTTCGGATGCCGCGCGCGCATGCCGGAGCAATCAAACGGTTTCGCGCGTTCCGACGGGACTTGGGCCAGAGGTTCAA
This region includes:
- a CDS encoding Fic family protein, producing the protein MRTFDQTHPWISFRLNLGKAGAELWLSLGEASSKCEHISRVPLRPATAQTLHQLYLAKGAAATTAIEGNTLSEEEVLKAVEGKLVVPPSKQYLKQEVENIIAACNGISKHLAEGTLPELSAKLLCDYNRQVLEKLPVKDDVKPGELRTHSVVVGNVYRGAPAEDCPYLIDRLCEWLNGPDFQAPDNSPTGTDTVYAILRSVVAHLYLAWVHPFGDGNGRTARLLEFHILLSAGVPSPAAHLFSNHYNQTRAEYYRQLDYTSKSGGDIVPFIGYAVRGFVDGLREQLEKIWMQQWDVVWRNFVHERFQNRNSPSDTRQRHLALDLGDGEEWTEIGKISELTLRLAKAYAGKTPKTVQRDLNALAEMGLIARDGRRVRARREVILVFLPLRRSVEEPKTSG